Genomic DNA from Cucurbita pepo subsp. pepo cultivar mu-cu-16 chromosome LG13, ASM280686v2, whole genome shotgun sequence:
TGAGAGGGAGTTCAATCCATCTCTCTCAGATCGTGGAAAACAAAGGGGGAACAGTTCTTCTCAAGAAGTCTTGGTCCGGTCCGGTTTGGACGAAACTTATGACCCGAACCgattaattttaaagggtttcaattttcaaaccGAGGAAACCCCAAGAGCAAGCTACCAGGATCAGCATAAACGCGAGCTTGATGAACCAGAACGTGTGGGTGCGAGAGGGAGacaggcggcggcggcggcggcggtagCGATAACGAGGGGGAAGAGGTGGAAAATGGAGAGAATGAGAGCGTGAAAGATTATAGCGTTAGAAAATCGGGTTTAGGACGGCGTCGATTCCTTGTTTGTGATAAAAACAAGATAGGAATGCTGTCTACTTTCCGACACATTTCTTCTTCGGAGATACTATAAATACTATAAATTTCTTGATTGATTTTGGTTGCTTTTAATATATGTATGAACATCCTATTATTATAAACATGAATACTAATTAATCCCTAATTAGAAGTGTTGAATTTCAATGTTTGaaagtttttcatttctgAACGCATTCAAGTATGAATCAATGCAGCTAATTTTTGGATAGCTGCAGGCAGGGGCACCTTCCGTTCCATGAACTGGATAACAATCTCCCAAAAACCTTCCTCGTAATTGCCCACATGAACAGCACCAAAAACGCCATTAACGCACCGCACCCAGTTGCAAAGATCAGCCCAGCAAAAATGGTTAGAGGCCGAAGATGATCCTGTTTGTCCGAATGCCGCCGTGGATCCACCGGCAACGAATGCATCCATTTGGGGACATTTCTCAGACCAAACCGCCACGAAAACACACTGCTCCACTCAGTTGACTTGCTAGTCCACGAGCTTAATCCAACAAATACCTCCCTCCCTCCGCATTTAATCGGCAGATCAAATGGGTATGCCAATAAGGGATTTGCTAATTTGGGCGATTTTACCACGTCTCGTCATTGACCCACTGTCGTCGTAAAACTCTTCAGCTTAACACAAATCCTCagagaaaacaacaaaatttccattttcttttgttaaatATTACTATTTTAGTGGTTTGATTTCAGCACGTTTTATCAGATTCCTAAAATCTAGACTAAACCGCAATTTTGTACCATCAAATTGAAATCACACAGACATTGTTccttaaatttctaaaaaattctgttttcttcttgtcCACAAATGACAAGAAATAAATCTCGAGGAATGCATTAAAGATAAATCAAAATTGGTTtggattatatttaaaataaacccAAGTGTATgctataaataaaaacatcacAAATAAATACGAAAAAAAGGATGAATGCAAGAAACTTACTGATATAAACGGAAGAAGGGGGGGTCCGGTGAATCTCCGGCACGGCGGCGACAATGGCGAGATAAGAAAAGCTACACTGCAGGAGAAATCCAAAGAGATGGCATGATCCAAATTCCGTAAAAATGGTGGGAAGTAGGATCAATGCGATCCCTTTGGATGCTTCCTGAAGTTGcactaaataaattagttgaaGCCCATATTGGTTCTGGATTGGGCTCTGAGCGTTTCAGTTGGAGATAAATTAGCCCACACAACCTCAATCCAACCCCATTTTCGGCGTATTGACAGCTCCTCTAATATATTTTGAgatttaactttatttattaaaagaaaggagaaaggggACCCTTGTGGTTGTGGTGGGGCTTGGATGGCAGGGCCCAAAAGCAGAAGAATatggagaaaaggaaaagaatgggTTATGAATATGATGGTGATGGTGATGGTGATGCCTCTGCTTCTCACACTCTTTAGGCTTCTGCCTTCAGCATCTCAAGTTATGTATAAGTTTAAATCAATTAAGATTCAATGATGTTGATTGGACTAAAGTTGTTCCAAAATTGAACATACTCCCATTTCATACAAACTTTAATTAGGCGTATTAGTTTAATCCATACGAACGCCCTGAATTATGTAATGATGTCTTCGAAATATTTCTTCGTCTTTTTCCCCTCTGCAACTCTGCGACTGTTATAGCCTGCACGTCGCCACTGACACCCAACAAAGCAGCTGAAATAGGGACACCCACCGCAGTTGCTTCTACTTCTCACGCCATTACTGATTATCACAGCAAAATCCACCCTAAACCGAATTTCTACTCTTTTGCTTGATGGGAGTCTCTTTTGTTTGTGGGTATTCACGGTTCTGGCCTCACAGAGCCATTACATGAGGTTTCTCTTTCTGGGTCTTTGCGATGACGACCACCCAAAACTCCCACGTTGTCGCAATGGAGGTAGGAGAAGTAGAACAGCCACGCCGGACTTCAGCCGCCGGCGCTGACGCCTTACTAGCCTCCGATGATGTGCGGAAGTCGAGGGCTGAGATTGTGGGGGCGGCGGCGGAGAAAAGAAGGGGATCCTCTGTGTCGGAGTGCTCTGTAGAGATGGATCTGGAATGTGGGTTGGCTGAGATTAAGGTACATTTGACGAAAATGGAGAGGGATTGTCGGATTTGCCACCTGAGTTTGGATGCTTCTAATCAGGAATCTGGAATCCccattgagttgggttgttcTTGCAAGGATGATTTGGCTGCTGCTCACAAGCACTGTGCTGAAGCTTGGTTCAAGATCAAGGGCGACATGTAAGTTCCTCCAAATTGAATAACGCCTAATTTTTCTTAGGAATCTGTAGTAATCTTGATTTTTGCTTCTGCTTTGTGGAAATAGTGGCCGCCATTACAAATCCCATCAGCGTTTTCTTAGGAtccatgtttttgtttcctgCTAAAGAACAAAGCCAAAATGAAATGTGGTTCTTTGTCAAAACGAACAGAAGTTTGAttttccctagtagatgcaaATGCTTTAGTCTGATGTAGTATTGATTAGAGCTCATTTCTTAGCTTTCTTTGAGGTTTTACTGATATTGACATCTCCACAAGTTCCGGCATAGCTATCAATTTCAACTTCATCTACTAgttcaaaatgtattaaaCTAGATTCTCATTTCATTTCACCACTTATATGGTCAAAAGGGTTTGTTAGAAGTTAAGAACTATCTTCACTATATCTTCTGCATAAGTTGAAAATGAGCATATCTAAagaattgaattattatagTTGGATCTGTCAAGAACTTTGATTGCTTTTGGCCCTGCTACCAAACCATGTGTAATTTGGCCAGGAATGTTTTTCATTacttgtgtgagatcccacatcgattggagaggggaacgagtcattttttataagggtctgaaaacctctcccttgtagacgcgttttaaaaaccttgagagaagcccgaaagagaaagtccaaagagaacaatatcttctagcgatgggtttgacctgttacaaatggaatcagagctagacactaggtggtatgccagcgaggatgctgggccttaaaaggggtggattatgagatcccacatcaattgaagcggagaatgagtgccagcgtgGACGCTGACATCAAAGGGGGGTGGAATGTTAggtctcacatcagttggagagaggaataaaGCATTCtctataagagtgtggaaacctctccctatccgTGATTCATGTTGTTCTGTTAGATATGAGAGTGGTGTTTGAAGTAATTTGGGAGATATGTTTTCTGGAAGAAGATGAGTGAAAAAGCAGATACTGTTCAAACTGGGAAGAACTAAATATGTACCTTGCATGTCTGCTTGGCTTGCACTTACCCATCTGCAATTTGTTACAGCACATGTGAGATCTGTGGATCAATTGCACACAATGTTACTGCTACTTATGAACCTGATTCAACAGAGCAACGCAACGACTCAAACGACGCAACGACAGCAAccgcagcagcagcagcagctgtGGTAGTGCCATAGGTTCGGAACTTCTGGCAGGGCCATAGGTTCCTGAATTTCTTACTCGCCTGCATGGTTTTTGCCTTTGTCATATCATGGCTGTTTCACTTCAAAATACCCTCATAGTGAAAAGCTTCAGCTATCTCTTCATTCTGCAACAGCTCGAAAGCTCCCTGAAATGGATGCATCTGTAAGTTTGTATATTGTTATTAAGGTTGTTGtgtattttcttaaaatagcATACTGAAGACAGACAGACAGGTTggattgttggatgatgaattTCACAATCAGTTAATGTTCGAAAAGATGCCGGAACCACTCATCCTAGCTGGATAATTCCCTGTTTAGATTCCGACATGTAGTTCCTTCCTTACCAACAAAATCGGATTTCTGGTTTCAGCAGACagacaaaaattaatttatgtcaTAACAGAAACCTTTGATCAAATcaattacataaaataaggTTCATCCACAAATGTTTTTGGTTCATGTATCATCTTCAACAAAATCTacaaaaagagaataaagtttcaaacaatatatttcatttaataatgtttggttcttttttcCAAGATGTGACCGACGGATCTTGTATCATATTCTATTAttgagaataataataatagcatACCTTCTATTACATTATTTGGGGTTAgtgtaaattattttgtaacattattaaaaagtGAGTTTGACGAGtctaaactaaatttattaaagattCATTCACCAAAACATAGAACTAAATTAGATAaagatttggatttttttgtcATCTTTTTTGGTCGGATTGAGCTGCAAAGAACATGCCGTGATTGACGGTGACTGTTCTAATACTGTAatgtctatttttttatatattttcatcatatttattctatttatttcttgaaattattccacagaagaaaattatagattaataaatttaagaaaataatataacaggaaatataaaaaaagctaaaaatgAAAGTAACGGTCCAAAAAACATCTGCCCGTATCAGATTTTACATACATGAGAACGTGCATACCATTATTGATaccataaataatttatgcgTTGATTTTCGAATTCTTCGAATATATACCATAGTTTTTGTCTCTTACCCCAACCCGCCGCacattaaaactatatattataaaaaccAAGATTCATGATAATTTTAGATTACGGTTGTGTGTTTATAACAACCACTGACCGACCGCCCTGCGT
This window encodes:
- the LOC111808933 gene encoding uncharacterized protein LOC111808933: MTTTQNSHVVAMEVGEVEQPRRTSAAGADALLASDDVRKSRAEIVGAAAEKRRGSSVSECSVEMDLECGLAEIKVHLTKMERDCRICHLSLDASNQESGIPIELGCSCKDDLAAAHKHCAEAWFKIKGDITCEICGSIAHNVTATYEPDSTEQRNDSNDATTATAAAAAAVVVP